From Apium graveolens cultivar Ventura chromosome 9, ASM990537v1, whole genome shotgun sequence, the proteins below share one genomic window:
- the LOC141682682 gene encoding transcription initiation factor TFIID subunit 2: protein MGKAPKQQKAGEIADESKAVALHQKLCVSIHIHNRRFYGFTELQVIVPANGIIGLRAHNLVIESVKVNGQVTEFQFFPHHITNRSNFCSVSSPCTAADAARSIYLSSINRESLPNLLIMCASDESQTPKSIRIEYWLDKVESGIYFDNEVVHINNQTGCWFPCLDNDDLQGCCYDLEFTVANNLVAVSTGNLLYSVVSEDDITRKTYVYRVDVPVSARFLSLVVAPFEIFADNIADCCVLSHMCLPDDLSRLRNSVGYFYSMFSYYEDYLGTSFPFGSYTQVFIAPEMAVSSLSVGASMSVFSSKVLYEENVIDQTMETRIKLAYALARQWFGVYITAASPDDEWLLDGLAWFLTDLFVKQFLGNNEARYRRYKANCAVCKSDDSAATALCSSSLFRDSFGTKCIGFIGKLRSWKSVAVLQMLEKQMGPESFRKILQRIVIRAKGATQSLRSLSSKDFRQFANKIGNLERPFLKEFFRRWIESYGCPMLKMGFSYSKRKNVIELAVMRGITAVPDRSTSPTYSKSESENLEGGWPGMMSIRVHELDGMYDHPILPMAGETGQLLEIQCHSKLAAKRYQRPKKGAKPDGSDDNNEAPPGVDMHSNNIYCSNESPLLWIRADPEMEYVAEIHFNQPVQMWINQLEKDKDVVAQAQAIATLKMLPQLSFAVVNALNSILTDSKAFWRIRVEVAFALANTASEETDWAGLQHLLKFYKSRRWDANIGLPKANDFHDFPEYFVLKAIPHAIAMVRSSDNKSPREAVEFILQVLKYNDNNGNPFSDVFWLASLVQSIGELEFGQQNIIFLSSLLKHVDRLLQFDRLMPSSNGVLTISCIRTLTQIALKLNGFIPFDRVFELIKLFRLPDNKWEVRIEATRALLDLEFQCSGIDVALMQFSAYLEEESSLKGQVKLAIHAVRLCQLAGSTHDNTIKSETLLSLLSLLECPMALNNVNLRHYLFCILQVLSGRPPTLSGVPRDETLRMGHAETCIELKNFFAALVKQSKPPVCTLDITHEDASVVPGATREVDTLETKSPLPLLNTITMAHGVPVFPESKEADTIFNTHEQNVPVIDLPHDGSTIPESLAEIDDISKCHEQNLKILPQDNLMFVEGSGKLDMVSCSQERRKPVVKLKVKQSVATSKAEDAENATYGKSQGGRDDADHGASSSFPSQRNFAETFSNQNVEDVGSHVTASIGSAKLASDGDELLKELQCTADSSKYSILSPPETRLSADVVDVDIESRTYVSLQSMRTINSLDNELLTAENPYVHSKGKEKKKSKDKRRKGRDHKSSRDDPEYLERKRMKKEKKHKQQPGKPRSRETTPSLAALCDEEKTKVSVGPLSQEVKSGTNIYESKLATLRGDELLSPPDQREAHLAADVASLQMNRAEPSSGIRKESSTSRKIVIKLKTRAEGKP, encoded by the coding sequence ATGGGGAAAGCTCCTAAGCAGCAAAAAGCAGGTGAAATTGCAGATGAATCAAAAGCTGTGGCTCTACATCAGAAGCTTTGCGTTTCAATTCACATTCACAATCGTCGATTCTACGGTTTCACGGAGCTTCAGGTCATTGTTCCGGCCAACGGAATCATCGGGTTGCGTGCCCACAATCTTGTAATTGAGAGCGTTAAAGTTAACGGACAAGTAACAGAGTTTCAATTCTTTCCTCATCATATTACCAATCGTAGTAATTTTTGTTCAGTTTCTTCACCTTGTACAGCCGCTGATGCTGCCCGCTCTATCTACTTATCATCAATTAACCGAGAATCACTTCCCAATTTATTAATAATGTGTGCATCTGACGAGTCACAGACTCCGAAATCGATTCGGATTGAGTATTGGCTAGATAAGGTTGAATCAGGAATTTATTTCGATAATGAAGTTGTACATATTAATAACCAGACAGGTTGCTGGTTTCCTTGTTTAGATAATGATGACTTGCAGGGTTGCTGTTACGATCTCGAGTTCACTGTGGCCAATAATCTTGTAGCAGTCAGCACGGGCAATTTGCTTTATTCGGTAGTGAGTGAAGATGACATTACACGCAAAACATATGTTTATAGAGTAGATGTTCCTGTATCTGCTCGGTTTTTATCTCTTGTTGTTGCGCCGTTTGAAATTTTTGCGGATAATATTGCTGATTGTTGTGTTTTATCACATATGTGTTTGCCTGATGACTTGTCAAGATTACGTAATAGTGTTGGATATTTTTATAGTATGTTTAGTTATTATGAGGATTATCTTGGTACTTCGTTTCCGTTTGGGTCATATACACAAGTCTTTATTGCTCCTGAAATGGCAGTATCTTCGTTAAGTGTAGGAGCTTCCATGAGTGTCTTTAGCTCTAAGGTTTTGTATGAGGAGAATGTTATTGATCAGACTATGGAGACGAGGATTAAACTTGCATATGCTCTTGCAAGGCAGTGGTTTGGAGTCTATATTACTGCTGCATCACCGGATGATGAGTGGTTGTTAGATGGTCTGGCCTGGTTCCTAACTGACTTGTTTGTTAAACAGTTTCTGGGGAATAATGAAGCACGCTATAGGCGGTACAAGGCAAATTGTGCTGTCTGCAAATCAGATGACAGTGCCGCAACTGCTTTATGCAGTTCCTCGTTGTTCAGGGATTCATTTGGAACCAAATGCATTGGATTTATTGGGAAATTAAGGTCATGGAAGTCAGTGGCAGTCCTTCAAATGCTGGAGAAGCAGATGGGACCGGAGTCATTTCGTAAAATACTGCAGAGAATTGTCATTCGGGCTAAAGGTGCCACTCAGAGTTTGAGGAGTCTTAGTTCCAAGGACTTTAGGCAATTTGCTAATAAGATTGGGAATCTTGAGCGCCCATTTCTTAAAGAATTTTTTAGACGGTGGATTGAATCTTATGGCTGTCCAATGCTGAAGATGGGGTTTTCCTATAGCAAGCGGAAAAATGTTATTGAGTTGGCAGTAATGCGTGGAATTACGGCTGTGCCTGATAGAAGTACTTCACCAACCTACAGTAAATCTGAATCTGAAAACCTAGAAGGTGGATGGCCAGGAATGATGAGCATTAGGGTTCATGAACTTGATGGCATGTATGACCATCCAATACTACCAATGGCTGGGGAAACAGGGCAACTGCTTGAAATACAATGCCATTCAAAACTTGCTGCAAAACGATATCAGAGACCTAAAAAGGGTGCAAAGCCAGATGGTTCTGATGATAATAATGAAGCTCCACCTGGCGTAGATATGCATTCCAATAATATCTATTGCAGTAATGAATCTCCATTGTTGTGGATCAGGGCTGATCCGGAAATGGAGTACGTAGCTGAAATTCATTTTAACCAGCCTGTGCAGATGTGGATAAATCAATTGGAGAAGGATAAAGATGTTGTTGCTCAGGCACAAGCGATCGCAACACTGAAAATGCTGCCACAACTTTCATTCGCGGTAGTGAATGCTCTTAACAGTATTCTTACTGATTCAAAGGCCTTCTGGAGAATTCGGGTTGAGGTGGCATTTGCATTAGCTAATACTGCATCTGAGGAAACTGATTGGGCTGGTTTGCAGCATCTCCTAAAATTTTACAAAAGCAGGAGATGGGATGCTAACATTGGACTCCCGAAGGCTAATGACTTTCATGACTTTCCTGAATACTTTGTACTAAAGGCTATCCCACATGCCATAGCTATGGTCCGTTCTTCAGACAATAAAAGCCCTCGGGAAGCTGTGGAGTTTATTTTGCAAGTTCTAAAGTACAATGATAACAACGGGAACCCATTTTCTGATGTCTTCTGGCTGGCTTCATTAGTCCAGTCGATTGGAGAGCTAGAATTTGGTCAACAGAATATTATATTTTTATCATCTCTCCTCAAACATGTCGACAGGCTTTTGCAATTTGACAGGCTAATGCCGAGCAGCAATGGTGTTCTCACAATAAGTTGCATCCGAACTTTGACACAAATTGCACTAAAACTTAATGGGTTCATCCCTTTTGATCGCGTATTCGAGCTGATCAAACTGTTTCGCTTACCTGACAATAAATGGGAAGTTCGAATTGAAGCAACCAGAGCACTTCTTGATCTTGAGTTCCAGTGCAGTGGAATCGATGTAGCCTTGATGCAATTCAGTGCATACTTAGAGGAGGAATCTTCGTTAAAAGGTCAGGTGAAGTTGGCTATCCATGCTGTGCGCCTATGTCAGCTTGCTGGATCTACTCATGACAATACCATTAAAAGTGAAACTCTTCTGTCTTTGCTTTCCTTGCTGGAGTGCCCAATGGCTCTCAACAATGTCAATCTTCGGCATTATTTGTTCTGCATTTTGCAAGTACTTTCAGGAAGGCCCCCAACACTCTCAGGGGTTCCTAGGGATGAGACGCTGCGGATGGGCCATGCTGAGACTTGCATTGAACTGAAGAATTTTTTTGCTGCTCTTGTTAAGCAATCTAAGCCTCCTGTTTGCACCTTAGATATAACTCACGAAGATGCTTCAGTAGTTCCAGGAGCTACCAGAGAGGTAGATACCCTGGAAACCAAGTCTCCTCTGCCTTTATTGAACACTATTACTATGGCTCATGGTGTTCCAGTTTTCCCAGAGTCTAAAGAAGCTGATACCATTTTCAACACTCATGAGCAGAACGTACCAGTTATTGATCTGCCACATGATGGTTCAACCATACCAGAAAGTTTGGCAGAAATAGATGATATATCCAAATGTCACGAACAAAACCTGAAAATTCTTCCACAAGATAATTTAATGTTTGTAGAAGGGTCTGGAAAACTAGATATGGTTTCCTGTAGTCAAGAGCGAAGAAAACCAGTTGTAAAGCTTAAAGTCAAGCAATCTGTTGCAACCAGTAAAGCTGAGGATGCTGAAAATGCAACGTATGGAAAATCTCAAGGGGGGCGTGATGATGCTGATCATGGAGCCAGCAGTTCCTTCCCATCCCAAAGAAATTTTGCAGAGACTTTCAGTAATCAAAACGTCGAGGATGTTGGCTCCCATGTGACTGCCAGCATTGGCAGCGCCAAATTAGCAAGTGATGGTGATGAACTGCTAAAAGAACTCCAGTGTACTGCCGATTCAAGTAAATACTCGATATTGTCCCCACCAGAAACTCGGTTATCAGCTGATGTTGTTGATGTAGATATAGAGAGTCGTACATATGTCAGTCTACAATCAATGAGGACGATTAATTCTCTAGATAATGAATTATTGACAGCGGAGAATCCTTATGTTCATAGCAAAgggaaagaaaagaagaaaagcaaAGATAAGAGACGGAAGGGACGTGATCACAAAAGCAGCCGGGATGATCCAGAGTACCTCGAACGCAAGAGgatgaagaaggaaaagaagcaCAAGCAGCAACCGGGTAAGCCTAGGAGCAGGGAGACAACTCCATCTCTAGCAGCACTCTGTGATGAGGAGAAAACTAAAGTCAGTGTCGGGCCTCTTAGCCAGGAGGTCAAAAGTGGAACCAACATCTACGAATCTAAGTTGGCAACATTGAGGGGAGATGAACTGTTATCTCCTCCGGATCAGAGAGAGGCACACTTGGCTGCAGACGTGGCATCTTTGCAGATGAATCGGGCTGAACCAAGCAGTGGTATTAGGAAGGAAAGCAGTACATCACGGAAGATTGTAATTAAACTAAAAACTCGAGCAGAAGGCAAGCCATAA
- the LOC141686678 gene encoding plant intracellular Ras-group-related LRR protein 1-like — protein MDPSPRSLPILSYVMKKFPSFKRPVPSDFDVEQPLPMSPSTLPSGPYFELKERMPHLTNPKLISEMRSAVTDVSQTRSMLKKLGPRPDHEAVDVAKARLAQIEEELEDVELTDSDKENSRKKEVEREKQMYKTVITLDEMHESYGKLLTEAETRLEKIYEAAVAGYNGEDDVAVVEEVNEEVVRILQEASQTLVERIDLAKKHLRFLPEAFGKIRSLVSLNLSSNQFQMIPDSIAGLENLEELNLSSNILTSLPESIGLLLNLKTLDVSNNKLVALPDSISHCKSLVELNASFNKLAYLPTKIGFELVNLRRLSIQLNKLRSLPTSIGEMTSLLFLDVHFNELQGLPHSIGKLTNLEYLNLSSNFSDLTELPDTFGDLNSLQELDLSNNQIRELPLTFRHLKNLHKLNLEENPIVVPPKKTVKAGAEAVKAYMTQRWHDLLVEEEERKKLEAQSETPKGWFTRSTSWLKDSVTNVSSNFSEYVAADGKPIKDPALNQQL, from the exons ATGGATCCTAGCCCTAGATCACTCCCTATTCTCTCTTACGTGATGAAGAAGTTTCCGAGCTTCAAACGCCCCGTGCCTTCCGATTTCGATGTCGAACAGCCTCTGCCAATGTCTCCTAGTACTCTTCCCTCAGGACCTTATTTTGAGCTCAAGGAACGCATGCCTCATCTTACGAACCCTAAGCTAATCTCCGAGATGCGATCAGCTGTTACGGATGTTTCTCAGACACGTTCCATGTTGAAAAAGCTCGGTCCGAGGCCTGATCACGAGGCGGTTGATGTTGCAAAGGCCAGGCTGGCGCAGATTGAGGAGGAGCTTGAGGATGTGGAGTTGACGGATTCGGATAAGGAGAATTCGaggaagaaggaggtggagaggGAGAAACAAATGTACAAGACGGTGATAACGTTGGATGAGATGCATGAGTCGTATGGAAAGCTGTTGACAGAGGCCGAGACGAGGTTGGAGAAGATTTATGAGGCGGCTGTGGCTGGTTATAACGGTGAGGATGATGTGGCTGTGGTTGAGGAGGTTAATGAGGAAGTTGTGAGGATTTTGCAGGAGGCGAGTCAGACGTTGGTGGAAAGGATTGATTTGGCCAAAAAGCATTTGAGGTTTCTTCCTGAGGCGTTTGGGAAGATTCGCTCTCTGGTTTCGCTTAATCTCTCCAGTAATCAGTTTCAG ATGATTCCAGATTCAATTGCAGGGCTTGAAAATCTCGAGGAGTTAAATCTGTCATCTAATATATTGACATCTTTGCCAGAATCCATTGGGTTGTTACTGAATTTAAAGACCCTAGATGTATCTAACAACAAGCTTGTTGCCTTGCCCGACAGCATCAGCCATTGCAA GTCATTAGTAGAACTAAATGCGAGCTTCAATAAGTTGGCTTATTTACCTACGAAGATAGGGTTTGAACTAGTTAATCTACGTCGACTTTCAATCCAACTGAACAAACTCCGCTCTCTCCCTACTTCCATTGGTGAGATGACCTCTCTGCTGTTTCTGGATGTGCACTTTAATGAGCTTCAAGGTCTTCCACATTCTATAGGGAAGTTGACGAACCTTGAGTATCTTAACCTAAGTAGTAATTTTAGTGACCTAACAGAACTTCCAGACACATTTGGTGATCTGAACAGCCTCCAAGAACTTGATCTTAGCAACAATCAGATTCGTGAACTACCCCTTACCTTTCGTCATCTAAAAAATCTCCACAAACTTAACCTAGAGGAGAACCCTATTGTAGTTCCTCCAAAGAAAACTGTGAAAGCTGGGGCTGAAGCTGTGAAGGCATATATGACTCAGAGGTGGCACGACCTATTGGTGGAGGAAGAGGAAAGAAAAAAACTTGAAGCCCAAAGTGAGACACCAAAGGGTTGGTTTACCCGAAGCACCTCCTGGTTGAAAGATTCTGTTACCAATGTCTCCAGCAATTTTTCAGAATATGTAGCTGCTGACGGAAAACCTATCAAAGACCCTGCCCTTAATCAGCAGTTATGA